From the Hemicordylus capensis ecotype Gifberg chromosome 1, rHemCap1.1.pri, whole genome shotgun sequence genome, the window gggagtctttcccagcccttcctggagatgccagggagtgaacctgggaccttctgcatgcagggatgcagatgctcttccactaagctatggccccattccctaaggggaagatcttacagtgatcatgtgtagtctcccactgaaaggtaaaccagggcagaccctgcctaataaggggacaattcatacccacgaccacaagaccagctctcttcccccatGGAGGAGAAGACTTGTGAGTACAAATACCATTTCAATTACAACTGAATACAGTTGTGATCCCTCCTCCATACAATGAATTGGCACGTGCATTTCTTTATCATGGGACTTTCAGGAGCCCTGCGTCTATGCCATAGTTTAACTGACAGCCAATGTTGCTGGTGCTGCACCCAGCCCATGGCTTGCCTGCCTGAGATTAACATTGGCTGTTTGTGGTCTTTCCTTGCTTTCCAGGAAGAGATCCCTCGTCATCTGCAGTATATCAGCCTCTACCTGGCACATATAGCTGGAGCATATCTCCTAAAGTAAGTGCTACTGAGATCAGTTTAATGGGTCTATGGGAAGCTGTCCTGCCTTCAAATCAGAAGGAACTCAAGGGAGTCTTTACTTTTTTCAGTTTTTCCTCCTTTACAATGCTGAAGTTGAGGGTGTGTTCTTTTATGTATAATAAAAATGGTAGTGATTCTCAAGCATGCAAAAGAGATATTTTCAGCCTGATTCTGGGTATGTTACTCCCAAGTTAAGTTCCATGGATTTTagtgggacttattcccaagtaaatgtacataggattgcagcttaatTTAACTTGCTCACACAAAGGTGATATGCTGTATAACAGCAGCATACAGGTCTTTAGACCTCTTTGTTATGTGTATGACAGCATTTGTTGCAAAGAGGACCCTAGCCAGTTTTGGTTAATGGATGCTCAGATATTGAGCCAAAACCAATAAGATGTTCAGCAAAGACGAATGTAAAATCCTGTGCAACTTGTGCATTTGAAAAAActcaaatgcacaagtatagaATGGAGGAGACTAGGGTTATGCAAGCCGGCTCGCTTTGACCCAGGCTTGACAtcgagctggcccagtttgggtggtccaaATTCGAACCGGTCTGGCCCTCCAAAGAGGGCTGCTGTTCTGAGTTCGAACCGGACCAGTccccggttcaaagaaccagcttgCAGACatatatacaaatatttatttatttatttatttatttatttatttatttatttatttatttgtaaagtgGGAATTcttgagaattcccctttacaaggaaaggggACATCCttaatcctaatggtaaaggcAGTGGGGTAGGGGGTAGTGAAAGAAAGCAGCCTCTGTCCACCTCTAGAGGAGGCTACGGCAAAGAAGCGGCAAGGGCTCCTCCAAGCCTCCCACtggtctcccaaatgacagcccgggacagctatggcctggttcaggcctctgcacacgtgtggaggccatttttgtgacctctgtgcatgcacagaggccacttgcaTTGCCACACattttgcatggtgatgcaaattaCCTCTGTGCTTGTGCAGAGGTCACAAAAATAGCCTCCACGCAGAGGCCTGATGCTAAGGTGAGGAGGTCATGGTATGAGGTTACGTTTCAGTGGTCGGGGACTGTGGGGAGGCTTCATTTTCCATCATAGCTCTTTACCTCCCCCATTGTCTAGGATAATTAACAAATTCATGCAAATTTGCTTGGCTTTATAAACTGGCTGCACAATTTGTGGTGTTTGGCATAAGCACAATAATATTCAGCTATGATCTTTGTAAGACATCTAGTGAAGCAAAGACTGATTAACTTGGTTCTGCCCATAACCAAGATACAGCAGTTAGTCTCTGGAGCAAGTACTGCGGCAAAAGTCCAATGGATACTCCATGCTTCTACCATATTTAAACCTTGTTCCTCCACTTCTCTAGCCTCACACGCCTGGGAGTAATCTTGTTGTTGCTGCAGTACACGGCTGAATTTTTCTTCCACTTGGCTCGCCTTTTCTACTTCACGGCTGAAAACAACGAAAAGCTGTAAGTACTTGAGTGTGCTTTGGTGGTGAAGAGGTGGCTTCCCTGTCATGCTTAGATGCAGCTAGTGAGGTCCGCTGTGTGTTTTACAAAGCAGAACTCCTCTGTGAGTCTAGGGCCAGAAACACCTTTTcaatagtggtgtgtgtgtgtgtgtgtgtacgcactcACACACGTGTCCGGGGGGCGAATGGGAGCGTACCAGCTAATCGCAACCCCAGGCATCTGCAtgttcagcatttgtctgcaaagGCAAGTTCTGAACGTGCAGACAGCTGCGGGACATGGCATTGGCTAGCTGACATATCAGCATGAGTAGCATGGCTACCCAGCATGCTCCCTTTTGCCCCTGCCCTGTGCTCAGCTGGATACCTAAACAGGGCTCTAGTGTGCTTTGGATCTAATTTAgataatacaggttgagtatcctttATCCGGACATCCGGAATCTGGAATGCTCCGGAATCTACCACGGCATGCACCgtgacaaaacaaaaaaacacctcagctcactcgctcgcagattcccagttttgctgcttttaaacatgcagtcaaaacttgcttatttcagaaggctgttagtggcAGAGGTTTTGTCTGTTATTCTTTCTAGTTGCAGCtctttattgtgaagctttttaatgttttttgtgttctcgctttggcgctagagggaaaagggggaaaaaccctcctccactccctgctcactttggtgcctgctctgttgggactacaaaaataaaatacagtaacctttcattACTGCCCAAGAGATGTGTCCAAGATATCTCAAGAGATGtgtccaagatatctcattatgcaaattttccaaaatccaaaataatccaaatattccaaaatattccaaaaaaatattccaaaatctggaacacttctggtcccaagcagtccggataagggatactcagccTGTATTCCTATTTAACATCTTGTCTTATAACCCAAAAAATGATGCTCACAAACAGGACTGTGTGTTCCATGCACTTCTAAAATTAAATCTGGTACAGAATTAGCAATTCCAAGAATTTGTTTTCACCTTAAGTAATCTTTGCCCTTGATCCCCCCCCCAAGCACTTGCAGCTATATACTGTGTTGgatttacttatttttttaattggaacAAAGGCGTGAAAGGAAATAGATGAGTGTATGGAGTTTTATTTGGAAACCTTTCTGGCTATATAGTCTGGAGAGTTTAAATCCTTTTTCCCTCCTAAAGCATGTaatcttcagagaggcatgaaatTCCCAGTATAGAAGCAATTTGTATACTTCTGGTGGTAGGATGGCTTTCTGTTTAGCAGAaatttgatccccccccccccagttatctGGTATGAGAGGTTGGCTGTAAGGTAATGGAGATTAATGTTTACCTACAGTGCAGTGCAGTCTAGATGTAAGGATAAAGAGATGTGCACCCCTCAAAAGAGACCTTCCGTACCTTTTTAGCTTTAATCCATTAGGAGGATATTCTTTCCACATGCAGTCTTTCACTGCAGGCCAAGGACTAGGTTACCTTGTTTAAAACAAGAGTGAGCAATGAGATGCTGTATATCCATAAAACTTAATTTTCTGACTTGGTGGTTACAAGTCACGGTATACTTGATCCCAGCTTGACATGTTGTTGCTGTATCTGCAAAGCCAGTAGCCAAGGGTGTTTCCTGAGCTGCCTGACCTCTTGATGCAGTAGCTGTCCACACTTTCTGGGTGCAGACCAAGTACTCATAAACACAGTTCCATGTTGGCAGTGGATGTATCCTGAAGTGCTCTCCAGTTAGGTCTAGCATATTTAGCTTACTGTGTTTAATGGTGGGATGGTCTTCTGTTTAATTTCACCAAGGTTTAATGTATGGGCAGTGGTGTTCGTCACCTCCCGGCTCTTCACCCTCACCCTTTCCGTGCTGGTCATTGGCTTTGGGCTGGCTCGGGTGGAGAATCAGGCGTTTGACCCTGAAAAAGGAAACTTCAACACTTTGCTTTGCAGGTAAGGCTCTGGTGAATTCTTCCTTAGCAGGGGAAGGAAAATGGTCTGACTAGGATAAGAACTGAGTTTAACTCCTTATTCATTAGAAATTTAGGTCTGATGCAGATGTAAGACTTCTTGTCTCTTGGTTAAGAAATTGGAAGTAAATTTCAAGACTGCATGCTCGGTCTATGTAAAACTCCCACCATCCATTCCTGACTGGCCTTAACTGCAGTTAATTGCTACTTCAGCACCAACATTAATTGCAGTTGTTGCTAATTGGGAATTCCTCTCTAAGCCATGGTTTGACTGGCAAACCTTTGTTAAGAGGGAATCTGGTAGCCGTAACTGGGGTTAATTTTGGTGCTGCTATAATGCTTAATCATAATTATGGCTAGGAGGATACAAATGGGAGGAATCGCTCTAAAGGGGTGGAGAGGCTGAGGTGAGGGAGAGCCTCATCATACTCTAATTCTCTTACCTGTGGCTTAACTAATCCGGGATGTTACCTGTAGACGAGCCCATTACTTCCTGCCCGCTTTATCTCTAAGAGAAAGAGGGCCTACAAAAGGAACAAGGTAATTAGGCCATACCATCATGGAATTCCTTGTCTGTATAAATGAAGGTGGCAGTTTTTTGGCATTACAACCCTAAATAGATTTATCTCTGAGCCAGCTTGCATATGTCTAAGTAGGCCATGGCCATGTGCAGCTAGGGCCCTGAATGAGCAGATTCTGCTCATCCTGCCAGCATTCTGTTCCCCTTCTCATAATTGCGTGGAAAGGGTttatttaatagggatgtgcatgaactgaggtttgtgcatgGGTTCaagcaccgaaccagttcagacgaGGTATGAACCGGTTTGACACCACCAATGGGGGTGGATGGAGCAGTGAGccggatctttaaaaaggaggagaggaggtccTTACCCCACTGGCACCGCCGAACCTGTGCATgcacctcagtttgtgcacacccctatcatctGGACCACCCCTACACATGCCATTAGGAGGGGAGCAGAACATGCTTGTCCATGTCCCTGCCTGTGAGTGGGGCTTGCTCCAACCAACTGACCCTTTCACTTCTGCAAATAAAGTGTTCATTTGAAGGTGCTAGCCATAATttcaagattcccccccccccccccgtcatgaGAGCTGGCTGTAGATCAAAGCAAATGTCTCCTCGCTCGCTCACCAGGACAAAACTTGTTGGAAAGGGGAAAGCACTGACAACTTGGGTTTGCCAGCCTCAGTTATCTATTTTCTTGCGGCTTTCAATAAGCGAACCAGCTTGGTGGCAAGACAACTAAATGCGTAGTCTCCCTCATTGGTCTTGGGCCCAAGTGGTACTCCCCTTTTGGTGTCTCCTGAAAACTGGACGGGCGATTGCTCATTCTagcctgccttcctcctgcctcctcctaggatgtgtgtgctgcttctggtGTGCTTCTCACAGGCCTGGATGATGTGGCGCTTCATCCACTTCCAGCTCCGGCACTGGCGGGAGTACTGGAACGAGCAGAGCGCTAGAAAAAGAGCTGCAGTCGCTATCCATAGCAAACAGCAATCCAAGACGGTCAAAAGGGAGTCAGGTGAGCCTCATGCTTGGGTGTCTTAAACTGGTGTCTGATTTCAACTAGGCCTACAGTGTTGAATCAACTAACTGGTTAATCCATTTAAAACCTTCTTATCAACTACAGAGCTATCTCTGGTTAACGGTGCAGcaaattttatacacacacgtacgtgtgtgtgcgtgtgtgtgcgcgcgcaccaTCTTAGAAGACACATTCCCTCATGTGGAAGAGGTGAGAGAATGAATCATGTAAGATGGTGTCTCTTACGACGCATGTGAAGTAGGTGGGCCAGTGGTCTGGCCTTTGGGTATGGCAGTTTGGTATCCTTATATGTGTATAATATTAAAAACCAAGTTTGTTCTTTTTATTCAACTATTTTATTCATATcaaatttaataattaaaatgtATACAATTTAATCAACAGAGATTGTAGTGGATGCTGGAGTTTGTCCTTGATCTGTGTCATTCCTGGCCTGTCTGGTGTCAAATAAGGAACTTCAGTGGGGCCAGGAAAACAGCCAGAGTACCCTTTACTGATATATTAGTGGCACCCAGAAGCCTCCCAGTTCCCCTACAGCTTTCCCCACCATCACCCTGTGGGATGTGAAAGCAGTAAAGCCCTGAGAATAGTCTGAAGatgggacaggcctgggccctgAAAGTTGCCTGGATGGAATGTTATCTGAGAGCCATATATAAGCTGCTGTTAGCtctttggtaggggtgtgcacggaaccgcggagctgcggtccggcactgggtggggggttccaaaagagtgtgtgggggggctttactcaccccttcaagaattctgaagtatatattcgagtaagcgggcggcatacctccctgccgcccgcttcactccccctcctccggcggcgcgcgtttctccttaaatttctggcttcaattgcaatcgggcggcagggtagctcccagtccctgccgcccggctcttccatacccccgtgtctcggctggcggccgccccctgcttagtcacaggacccctgccaccccttcccttccaatacacaggcggccggcaggagagctctcctgccgaccccgtccccttccccggctcggctgcaaatggcttctaggaagccttttgcgcgcctgcgcaaaaggcttcctagaagccatttgcagccgagccggggaagcagcgagcgggcggcgggagaactccctgccgtccgctcgcttccccggctcggctgcaaatggcttctaggaagccttttgcgcaggcgcgcaaaaggcttcctagaagccatttgcagccgagccggggaaggggacggggttggcaggagagctctcctgccggccgcctgtgtattggaagggaaggggtggcaggggtcctgtgactaagcagggggcggccgccagccgagacacgggggtatggaagagccgggcggcagggactgggagctaccctgccgcccgattgcaattgaagccagaaatttaaggagaaacgcgcgccgccggaggagggggagtgaagcaggcggcagggaggtatgccgcccgcttactcgaatatatacttcagaattcttgaaggggtgagtaaagccccccctattctttttagaaccacccacccgaaccaaaaccaccccgtgtccggaccggtctggaggcctttagaatggcctccgaaccggtccgtgcacatgcctactctTTGGAGGGAAAGTAGGCTGTACTTGTGACATATAAACCAACCATATGTTCTCACACTGCAGTAGGGctacacaactccagccctctagttgttcttggactacaactcccaccattcccagccacagtatgCTAATTGCATACTGGGAAAtgggtgggaattgtagtccaatggcTGCAGTGCCCTGTCCTACAGTATTAgaggtgagggggagagagaaagctaAACACATACATCTGTAACAAGCTCCAGATATGTTGCCTACAGAGCAGTTCAGCTCATACTGTAAAACCTCATGCTTGATAGGCAAAGTAAATTGTTGGTTTCCTTGTGGGGTTGTGGAGTGCGCAGCTGAGGCCAAGGAAATGAAGAAGGCATACCATTGTAACTTTCACCCTGAAACTTACAATTATTCCCAGTGAACCTTTTTAACCAACTGCCACTTTTCCTCCCCGATTCCCTCAGGCTACCATGAAAATGGAGTGGTAAAAGCAGAAAATGGTACCTCGCCACGGACCAAGAAACTCAAGTCTCCATAGCGCCAAAGCACAACCTGCAAggatgttggaggaggaggaggaggagaatgaaagGATGGGGACTCTGGGACTCGGCAGCAGCAACCTCCTCTTGTCCTCTCAAGCTCCACCTCCGATGGCTTGAACACACATCATGAAAAGATCTCTGCCTCCAAACAGTTTGCAGTAACAACCAAAAAGCCCCTTTCCCTTTACAGTGGGGCTTAGGAACACCAAACACTTTCcccatttgcaatgtattgccttcttttccctttccccttaTTTTTCAACGTGTTCTTGCTCATTCTTGTCCCTAGAAACATCTTATAAGTCAGTTTTCCACCAAAATCTATTCCCTTAAACACTTCTTCCTCTCCACTCTCATTGCATCCAGTGATGCTTTGACTTGGAGAGATGGCAGCTTTAGGACATGTGTGGTGTTGCCATGGGAATAGAACTTTTGAGTGGTTTCTGGATCTTTgacctcacccccccccgcccaaccccTTAAGATGTTGCACTCTTGCAGTTTGTGGGGGATGCAGTTTCGGTCATAGTTGTGGAGTGAATGTTATGGGTGTCCCCCCCCCTAGATTTCATAATGCATCCAGTAAGCTTGGTGAAATGTTTGGGATGTGTCAGGCCTTCACAAACATGATGGAGACATGAACATGGAGCTGTGCTAAGACAATTCTCAGCAGTTGCCATTTTAGCTCCAGTTGCATTCTGGAGAGTTGGACAGAAGCAAACATCTTTCCCACCCTTTGTCCTAGCACGAAATAGAAATCATTCTTATCTTAGCAGGAACTGAATTCTCTCATAATGCCAGCAAAGAAACCTGCTGGCCTAGCTTGTATGTGACATGCTTTCCATCTCTTTCCAACTTACAGTGCCTTAATGAAGGAAAAGCTTTGCCATTCTCACTCAAATGGCAGCATAGGGTTTGCTTGTAAGGTATAGCCTGCATCTTCCTTGCTTAGCAAGCAAACAGTTCTTATACCTTGATAGAATATATATAAAACAGGTTTCCTTCATGTAAGTTCTGGTGTAATCTTCATGTCTGAGTCCATCATGTTTGTGCTCATGCTCCATCCATCCAAATATAGGAGAATGATATTGTTGCTCTTTGACTCTTTCCTCCCCTTCTTGTCAACCATTCACTCACCAGTATTGTCCAGTGGGAATTGAACCCATTTCTGCTCTGGCCACTTGTGGCTCCTGAAAATGCTGTGCTCCCTGCCCCCGCCGCCCCGGTACCTAAGGCCATATAGGTTGCTTCCGCCTAGAATGCTGGGCAATCCGGTTCCTAACTCCTTAATACATGGATGAGTTATGAAGGGGAGGAATTGAAGCTGCCTATTAATGGGGGAATTGTTTTCCACAGAGTCTGTTACTTTCTTGTAGAGCTGGTGGATGGAATCAAGTCAATCTACCTCACCCTTTCCTAGCTGCTgcctttcctttttgtttttgaaggAAATCTAGCAGTGTCAGAGTATTTTGGGAGAGCAAAGAAGG encodes:
- the TRAM2 gene encoding translocating chain-associated membrane protein 2, producing MAFRRRAKSHPLFSQEFLIHNHADIGFCLVLCVLVALMFEVTAKTAFLFILPQYNISEPTADGETVHYHYGLKDLVTILFYILIAIILHAVVQEYALDKINRRLHLSKIKHSKFNESGQLVAFHLSSVVWCLYVGVTEGYFSNPKSLWENYPHVHLPFQVKFFYLCQLAYWLHALPELYFQKVRKEEIPRHLQYISLYLAHIAGAYLLNLTRLGVILLLLQYTAEFFFHLARLFYFTAENNEKLFNVWAVVFVTSRLFTLTLSVLVIGFGLARVENQAFDPEKGNFNTLLCRMCVLLLVCFSQAWMMWRFIHFQLRHWREYWNEQSARKRAAVAIHSKQQSKTVKRESGYHENGVVKAENGTSPRTKKLKSP